From a region of the Myroides sp. JBRI-B21084 genome:
- a CDS encoding HU family DNA-binding protein has protein sequence MNKTQLIDAIAEDAGISKTAAKSALESFLKNVGETLAKGDKISLVGFGSWSVSERAEREGRNPQTGKAIKIAAKKVVKFKAGAELDGSVNTPVKKKK, from the coding sequence ATGAACAAAACACAATTAATCGATGCAATTGCAGAAGATGCTGGAATTAGCAAAACAGCTGCTAAATCAGCTTTAGAATCTTTTTTAAAAAATGTTGGTGAAACTTTAGCTAAAGGCGATAAAATTTCTTTAGTAGGTTTTGGATCTTGGTCTGTTTCTGAAAGAGCTGAAAGAGAAGGTAGAAATCCACAAACTGGAAAAGCTATTAAAATTGCTGCTAAAAAAGTGGTAAAATTTAAGGCTGGGGCTGAATTAGATGGTTCTGTTAACACACCAGTTAAAAAGAAAAAATAA
- the fmt gene encoding methionyl-tRNA formyltransferase: MEKLRIVFMGTPDFAVGILDEIVKNNYEIAAVITAPDKPAGRGQKINQSAVKIYAEKNNLKVLQPTNLKSEDFLTELQSLNANLQIVVAFRMLPKAVWAMPKFGTFNLHASLLPDYRGAAPINWAIINGEQKTGVTTFFIDEKIDTGAIILKDEINILPNETAGELHDKLMVLGATTVIKTLQLIANNKVATVTQPTEETKTAYKLNRDNCKINFNNTSLQVYNLIRGLNPYPSAYAILHDENNEWNVKFHDVNYVTEAHNFTPGSFITSKKTIKVATNNGFIEVLSLQFPGKKKMTAAELLNGMQFSNKAICN, translated from the coding sequence ATGGAAAAATTACGAATTGTATTTATGGGAACCCCTGATTTTGCAGTGGGTATATTAGATGAAATTGTAAAAAACAACTATGAAATTGCTGCGGTAATTACAGCTCCCGATAAACCTGCAGGTCGAGGTCAAAAAATAAACCAATCTGCAGTTAAAATTTATGCCGAAAAAAACAACTTAAAAGTTTTACAGCCCACCAACCTAAAATCTGAGGATTTTCTTACCGAATTACAATCACTAAACGCTAACTTACAAATAGTTGTTGCTTTTAGAATGCTTCCAAAAGCAGTTTGGGCTATGCCTAAATTTGGCACTTTTAATTTACACGCATCACTTTTACCCGATTACCGTGGTGCAGCACCTATAAATTGGGCAATTATAAATGGTGAACAAAAAACCGGAGTTACCACTTTTTTTATTGATGAAAAAATTGATACCGGTGCCATTATTTTAAAAGATGAAATAAACATTTTACCAAATGAAACAGCTGGCGAATTACACGATAAATTAATGGTTTTAGGAGCAACTACTGTTATAAAAACATTACAATTAATAGCTAATAATAAAGTTGCAACTGTTACACAACCAACCGAAGAAACAAAAACTGCTTATAAATTAAATCGTGATAATTGCAAAATTAATTTTAACAACACAAGCTTACAAGTTTACAATTTAATACGTGGTTTAAACCCCTACCCTTCGGCATACGCCATTTTACATGACGAAAATAACGAATGGAATGTAAAATTTCATGATGTTAACTATGTTACAGAAGCACATAACTTTACCCCAGGCAGTTTTATAACGTCAAAAAAAACAATTAAAGTAGCTACAAACAATGGTTTTATAGAAGTGTTATCACTACAATTTCCTGGAAAAAAGAAAATGACAGCAGCCGAATTACTTAACGGAATGCAATTTTCAAACAAAGCTATATGTAATTAA
- a CDS encoding RecQ family ATP-dependent DNA helicase, with the protein MLEAQHLLKKYWNHDSFRFPQQEIIESVVQGNDTLALLPTGGGKSICFQIPALLTDGICLVISPLIALIEDQIDQLKQRNIKALAISGNLSADEISNLLDNSLYGNYKFLYIAPERLKNEWILSRIVQLPINVVAIDEAHCISQWGHDFRPAYLELGKLKEWLPNTPFIALTASANKRVQNDIVTNLQFKNHQTFKKSFFRSELHYGVYFNENSEELMLQILKKSNAPAIVYVKSRKATVEVAQNLKSYGLSADFFHGGLDFKSKKEKLANWINESTLIMVATNAFGMGIDKPNVRNVLHLHIPDNLESYYQEAGRAGRDTQKAFATLLLNAKSIAQATAFNENNKLEINFVKLVYKRFVNHFQIAYGEGYNQTIRFNFKDFCEKYNLAVSKTFHVFEFLDRQSVLTFEQNFKYKNYLHFLLSSDDAITYFSKHTLEEVIFVSILNHYRGIHEAETFIDIDVLSKKTKIPNQKIIDVIESWVFKGFCTFTQAPNDTNIILNEIREDDITINRVAKNLTQFNNIKELQFKAMLNYVSNTTICKNKILLAYFNEEIGDDCGKCSTCIQNKKNAENTTQHIKNQLKNYPKDYVFELNDLKDLFINQTNYLAQALTELIEENEYQYQNTTYIRL; encoded by the coding sequence TTGCTGGAAGCACAACACCTTTTAAAAAAATATTGGAACCATGATTCTTTTCGATTTCCACAACAAGAAATCATTGAATCTGTTGTACAAGGAAACGATACACTTGCATTACTACCAACCGGTGGTGGTAAAAGTATTTGTTTTCAAATTCCGGCATTACTTACTGATGGAATTTGTTTAGTAATATCGCCTTTAATTGCACTTATTGAAGATCAAATAGATCAATTAAAACAACGCAATATTAAAGCATTAGCCATTTCAGGCAATTTATCTGCCGATGAAATATCAAATTTATTAGACAATTCACTTTACGGCAATTACAAATTTTTATACATTGCCCCCGAACGCTTAAAAAACGAATGGATTTTAAGTAGAATTGTTCAATTACCTATAAATGTAGTTGCTATTGATGAAGCCCACTGCATTTCGCAATGGGGTCACGACTTTAGACCCGCTTATTTAGAATTAGGCAAACTAAAAGAATGGTTACCAAATACACCTTTTATTGCTTTAACAGCATCGGCTAACAAACGTGTACAAAACGATATTGTTACCAATTTGCAATTTAAAAACCATCAAACGTTTAAAAAATCGTTTTTTCGTAGTGAATTACACTATGGAGTATATTTTAATGAGAATTCAGAAGAATTAATGCTTCAAATCTTAAAAAAATCAAACGCTCCTGCAATTGTGTATGTAAAAAGCAGAAAAGCAACGGTAGAAGTGGCTCAAAATTTAAAATCTTATGGGCTTTCGGCCGATTTTTTTCACGGAGGTTTAGATTTTAAATCAAAAAAAGAAAAATTAGCAAATTGGATTAATGAATCTACTTTAATAATGGTTGCAACTAATGCATTTGGTATGGGAATTGACAAACCCAACGTTCGCAACGTTTTACATTTGCACATACCCGACAATTTAGAAAGCTACTATCAAGAAGCCGGTAGAGCCGGTAGAGACACCCAAAAAGCATTTGCTACCTTACTATTAAATGCAAAAAGCATAGCACAAGCAACAGCTTTTAACGAAAACAATAAACTTGAAATTAATTTTGTGAAATTGGTATATAAACGCTTTGTAAACCATTTTCAAATTGCCTATGGCGAAGGTTACAATCAAACAATTCGTTTTAATTTTAAAGATTTTTGCGAAAAATACAACTTGGCAGTTAGTAAAACTTTTCATGTTTTTGAATTTTTAGATCGCCAATCGGTACTTACTTTTGAACAAAATTTTAAATATAAAAATTACCTTCATTTTCTATTAAGTTCTGATGATGCAATTACTTATTTTAGTAAACATACCTTAGAAGAAGTTATTTTTGTTAGCATATTAAATCATTATCGCGGCATTCACGAAGCCGAAACTTTTATTGATATTGATGTTTTATCTAAAAAAACAAAAATTCCAAACCAAAAAATTATCGATGTAATTGAATCGTGGGTATTTAAAGGCTTTTGTACTTTTACACAAGCACCTAACGATACCAATATCATACTTAACGAAATACGCGAAGATGATATCACTATAAATCGTGTAGCCAAAAACCTTACACAATTTAACAATATAAAAGAATTGCAATTTAAAGCCATGCTAAACTATGTTAGCAACACTACAATTTGCAAAAACAAAATACTATTAGCATATTTTAACGAAGAAATTGGTGATGATTGCGGAAAATGCTCAACATGTATTCAAAACAAAAAAAACGCTGAAAACACAACCCAACACATAAAAAATCAGCTAAAAAACTACCCAAAAGATTATGTTTTTGAATTAAACGATTTAAAAGATCTTTTTATAAACCAAACAAATTACTTAGCGCAGGCCTTAACCGAATTAATAGAAGAAAACGAATACCAATACCAAAACACAACATATATTAGATTATAA
- a CDS encoding ATP-binding protein, giving the protein MDKKIILLIGGPGSGKTSVINKLAEKGYVCYPEISRQVTLEAQKTGIDQLFLKEPLLFSELLLKGRIDQFKNALSEKAQHIFIDRGIPDVLAYMHYIGDAYPTVFDDACKEHRYSKIFIMPPWEEIYESDNERYENFEQAKLIHNHLVETYQNYGYHLQEVPKTDIETRIAFILNNL; this is encoded by the coding sequence GTGGATAAAAAAATTATCTTATTAATAGGCGGTCCAGGTTCGGGCAAAACTTCTGTAATTAATAAATTAGCAGAAAAGGGATACGTTTGTTACCCCGAAATTTCGCGACAGGTTACTTTAGAAGCCCAAAAAACAGGTATAGACCAATTGTTTTTAAAAGAACCTCTTTTATTTAGCGAATTACTTTTAAAAGGGCGTATAGATCAATTTAAAAATGCGTTATCGGAAAAAGCTCAACATATATTTATCGATAGAGGCATACCCGATGTTTTAGCCTATATGCATTATATTGGCGATGCTTACCCAACTGTTTTTGATGATGCTTGCAAAGAACATCGCTATTCTAAAATTTTTATTATGCCTCCTTGGGAAGAAATTTATGAAAGCGATAATGAACGATATGAAAATTTTGAACAAGCAAAACTAATTCATAATCATTTGGTTGAAACCTACCAAAATTACGGATACCATTTACAAGAAGTACCAAAAACCGACATAGAAACTAGAATTGCTTTTATTTTAAATAATTTGTAA
- a CDS encoding DUF493 family protein — protein MDQKAEEFYARLKAELENTTEKWPVEYLYKFIIPASDEKIALIEKAFNNMGAVITTNKSKNGNYSSVSINVVMQSADAIIEKYQQVSTIEGIISL, from the coding sequence ATGGATCAGAAAGCAGAAGAATTTTATGCACGCTTAAAAGCCGAGTTAGAGAATACTACCGAAAAATGGCCGGTAGAATATTTATATAAATTTATAATACCTGCCAGCGATGAAAAAATTGCTTTAATTGAGAAAGCTTTTAATAATATGGGGGCTGTAATAACTACAAATAAATCAAAAAACGGAAATTATTCTAGTGTTTCTATAAACGTTGTAATGCAAAGTGCAGATGCTATTATAGAGAAATACCAACAAGTTTCAACAATAGAAGGCATTATTTCCTTGTAA
- a CDS encoding DUF4290 domain-containing protein: MKFNPKEAINNLEYNTNRRDLVLPEYGRHLQKLIDQVIVIKDIEERNKAARAVIDIMGTINPHLRDVLDFQHKLWDQLFKMSRFELDVDSPYEKPKSVTNFNEPILIEYPKNNQKYRFYGTNIVEMIQEAIGWEDGERKDALIMVIANHMKKSYVNWNNESVEDTVIFQHLKELSNGKIDLTNGVDDNNNSVNLAKANNRTNTYQNNRNSQSGNNNNRNNQFQNRNNSGTNNNTQRNNSNNKQSNNTNNRFVKKNNTNNNSSKNTNRNTN; the protein is encoded by the coding sequence ATGAAATTTAATCCTAAAGAAGCAATAAATAATTTAGAATACAATACCAACCGTAGGGATTTGGTGTTGCCTGAATATGGTAGGCATTTACAAAAGCTAATAGACCAAGTAATTGTAATTAAAGATATTGAAGAGCGCAATAAAGCCGCCCGTGCTGTTATTGATATTATGGGAACCATAAATCCGCATTTGCGCGATGTGTTAGATTTTCAACACAAATTATGGGATCAGCTTTTTAAAATGTCTCGATTTGAATTAGATGTAGATTCACCTTATGAAAAACCAAAATCAGTAACTAATTTTAACGAACCAATTTTAATTGAATATCCTAAAAACAATCAAAAATATCGTTTTTACGGTACAAATATTGTTGAAATGATTCAAGAAGCAATTGGTTGGGAAGATGGTGAACGTAAAGATGCTTTAATTATGGTTATTGCTAACCATATGAAAAAAAGTTATGTTAATTGGAACAATGAATCGGTTGAAGACACTGTGATTTTTCAGCATTTAAAAGAACTTTCAAATGGCAAAATTGATTTAACAAATGGGGTAGACGATAATAACAATTCGGTAAACTTAGCAAAAGCAAATAATCGTACAAATACCTATCAAAATAACCGAAACAGCCAAAGTGGTAACAATAACAACCGCAACAATCAGTTTCAAAATCGAAATAATTCAGGCACTAACAACAATACACAACGCAATAATTCAAACAATAAACAAAGTAACAATACCAATAATCGCTTTGTTAAAAAAAACAATACAAATAATAATTCATCTAAAAATACAAACAGAAACACAAACTAA
- the murA gene encoding UDP-N-acetylglucosamine 1-carboxyvinyltransferase: MGTFKIEGGHTLNGVVQPQGAKNEALQILCAVLLTDEKITITNIPDIIDVNKLITLLKNLGVKIEKTAKGTYTFLADEVNVNYLETEAFKKEGGALRGSIMIVGPLLARFGKGFIPKPGGDKIGRRRLDTHFEGFINLGAKFRYVREEHFYGVEAPNGLTGSYMLLDEASVTGTANIVMAAVLAKGVTTIYNAACEPYLQQLCKMLNAMGAKITGVGSNLLTIEGVEKLSGCTHAILPDMIEIGSWIGLAAMTRSEITIKNVSWENLGVIPTAFRKLGITIERVNDDIYIPAHTNGYEIKGDIDGSILTVSDAPWPGLTPDLLSIFLVVATQARGEVLIHQKMFESRLFFVDKLIDMGAKIILCDPHRAVIIGHDFKSQLKATKMTSPDIRAGISLLIAALSAKGTSVIQNIDQIDRGYENIDGRLLALGAKIERTE, encoded by the coding sequence ATGGGAACATTTAAAATAGAAGGTGGTCATACATTAAATGGAGTTGTACAACCACAAGGCGCTAAAAACGAAGCACTTCAAATTTTGTGTGCTGTATTGTTAACAGATGAAAAAATTACAATAACAAACATTCCAGATATTATCGACGTAAATAAATTAATTACGTTGTTAAAAAACTTAGGTGTTAAAATAGAAAAAACAGCAAAGGGGACTTATACTTTTCTAGCCGATGAGGTAAATGTAAATTATTTAGAAACCGAAGCTTTTAAAAAAGAAGGTGGTGCTTTACGTGGGTCTATAATGATTGTTGGTCCATTATTGGCACGTTTTGGTAAAGGATTTATTCCAAAACCAGGAGGTGATAAAATTGGTCGCCGACGTTTAGATACCCATTTTGAAGGCTTTATAAATTTAGGTGCGAAATTTAGATACGTACGTGAAGAACATTTTTATGGCGTAGAAGCACCTAATGGCTTAACCGGAAGTTATATGTTGTTAGATGAGGCATCGGTTACCGGTACAGCAAATATTGTGATGGCTGCTGTTTTAGCAAAAGGTGTTACCACAATATACAATGCGGCTTGTGAACCTTATTTGCAACAATTGTGCAAAATGTTAAATGCAATGGGAGCTAAAATTACTGGTGTAGGTTCTAATTTATTAACTATTGAAGGGGTAGAAAAATTAAGTGGTTGCACACATGCTATTTTACCCGATATGATAGAAATTGGTTCGTGGATTGGTTTAGCAGCTATGACTCGTAGTGAAATTACAATCAAAAATGTAAGTTGGGAAAACTTAGGAGTAATACCCACAGCTTTTAGAAAATTAGGGATAACCATTGAACGAGTTAACGATGATATTTACATACCTGCACATACAAATGGTTACGAAATTAAAGGCGATATTGATGGATCTATTTTAACAGTTTCTGATGCGCCTTGGCCAGGATTAACCCCCGATTTATTAAGTATATTTTTGGTTGTTGCAACACAAGCACGCGGCGAAGTGTTGATTCACCAAAAAATGTTTGAATCACGTTTATTTTTTGTGGATAAATTGATTGATATGGGGGCTAAGATTATTTTATGTGATCCACACCGTGCGGTTATTATTGGGCACGATTTTAAATCGCAATTAAAAGCTACCAAAATGACATCGCCTGATATACGTGCCGGAATTTCGTTGCTTATTGCAGCCTTATCGGCAAAAGGAACAAGTGTTATACAAAATATAGATCAAATAGATCGTGGATATGAAAATATCGATGGACGTTTATTGGCTTTAGGTGCAAAAATTGAACGAACTGAATAA
- the rpsT gene encoding 30S ribosomal protein S20: MANHKSALKRIRSNEKKRVLNKYQHKTTRNAIKALRLIENKSEATEKLVVVTSMIDKLAKKNIIHSNKAANLKSKLTKHVNAL; encoded by the coding sequence ATGGCAAATCACAAGTCAGCTTTAAAAAGAATCAGAAGCAACGAAAAGAAAAGAGTATTAAACAAGTATCAACACAAAACTACTCGTAATGCAATTAAAGCTTTACGTTTAATTGAAAACAAATCAGAAGCTACTGAAAAGTTAGTTGTTGTTACTTCAATGATCGATAAATTAGCTAAAAAGAATATCATACATTCTAACAAAGCAGCTAACTTAAAATCTAAATTAACAAAACACGTTAACGCACTTTAA
- the typA gene encoding translational GTPase TypA: MTQIRNIAIIAHVDHGKTTMVDKIMYHCQLFRENENTGDLILDNNDLERERGITIVSKNVSVQYKGTKINIIDTPGHADFGGEVERVLNMADGVLLIVDAFEGPMPQTRFVLQKAIELGLKPCVVINKVDKENCTPDEVHEKVFDLMFELGAEEWQLDFPSVYGSAKNNWMSTDWKQPTDSMEALLEMVIEHVPAAEEKQGTPQMLITSLDFSSFTGRIAIGRLHRGVLREGMNISLIKREGGIVKSRIKELYTFEGLGRMKVEEVKAGDICAVVGIEGFEIGDCIADFENPEGLETIKIDEPTMSMLFTINDSPFFGKEGKFVTSRHIKDRLTKELEKNLALRVNETDSADKFMVFGRGVLHLSVLIETMRREGYELQIGQPQVIIKEIDGVKCEPVEELTIDIPENLSGRAVEFVTLRKGEMLSMEPRGERMIIVFNIPSRGIIGLRNQLLTATAGEAIMSHRFLEYQPYKGEIAGRNNGSLISMENGKAIPYSIDKLQERGKFFVDPNEDIYEGQVIGENSRGDDMTVNVTKTKKLTNVRSSGADDKARIIPAIKFSLEEALEYIQKDEYVEVTPKSLRLRKIYLNENDRKRYKID; encoded by the coding sequence ATGACCCAAATAAGAAATATCGCAATTATTGCACACGTTGACCACGGTAAAACTACTATGGTTGACAAAATTATGTATCATTGTCAATTGTTTAGAGAGAATGAAAATACAGGTGATTTAATCCTTGATAACAACGATTTAGAACGCGAACGTGGAATTACAATCGTTTCTAAAAACGTATCGGTACAATACAAAGGAACAAAAATCAACATTATTGATACTCCTGGACACGCTGATTTTGGAGGTGAAGTGGAACGTGTTTTAAACATGGCCGATGGTGTTTTGCTAATTGTTGATGCATTTGAAGGGCCTATGCCACAAACGCGTTTTGTATTGCAAAAAGCTATTGAATTAGGTTTAAAGCCTTGTGTGGTTATTAATAAAGTTGATAAAGAGAACTGTACACCAGACGAAGTTCACGAAAAAGTTTTCGATTTAATGTTTGAATTAGGTGCAGAAGAATGGCAATTAGATTTCCCTTCGGTTTATGGTTCAGCTAAAAATAACTGGATGAGTACCGATTGGAAACAACCTACCGATTCAATGGAAGCATTGTTAGAAATGGTTATTGAACACGTACCTGCTGCTGAAGAAAAACAAGGAACACCACAAATGTTAATTACTTCGTTAGACTTTTCATCGTTTACAGGGCGTATCGCAATTGGGCGTTTACACCGTGGAGTTTTACGCGAAGGAATGAATATTTCGTTAATTAAACGCGAAGGTGGAATTGTAAAATCAAGAATTAAAGAACTATACACTTTTGAAGGTTTAGGCCGAATGAAAGTTGAAGAGGTTAAAGCTGGTGATATTTGTGCTGTTGTAGGTATTGAAGGTTTTGAAATTGGTGATTGTATTGCTGATTTTGAAAACCCTGAAGGTTTAGAAACCATTAAAATTGATGAGCCTACAATGAGTATGTTGTTCACTATTAATGATTCACCTTTCTTTGGAAAAGAAGGTAAGTTTGTAACTAGCCGCCATATTAAAGATCGTTTAACCAAAGAATTAGAGAAAAACTTAGCGTTACGCGTTAACGAAACAGATTCTGCAGATAAATTCATGGTTTTTGGTCGTGGTGTTTTACACTTATCAGTTTTAATTGAAACAATGCGTCGTGAAGGGTACGAATTACAAATTGGTCAACCACAAGTAATCATTAAAGAAATTGATGGTGTTAAATGTGAACCTGTTGAAGAATTAACTATTGATATTCCTGAAAATTTATCAGGTCGTGCAGTAGAGTTTGTTACATTACGTAAAGGTGAAATGTTATCAATGGAACCTCGTGGCGAGCGTATGATTATTGTTTTCAATATACCATCTCGCGGAATTATCGGTTTACGTAACCAATTATTAACTGCAACGGCTGGTGAAGCAATTATGTCGCACCGTTTCTTAGAATACCAACCATACAAAGGCGAAATTGCCGGACGTAACAATGGTTCTTTAATTTCTATGGAAAACGGTAAGGCAATTCCTTACTCTATTGATAAATTACAAGAGCGTGGTAAATTCTTTGTTGATCCAAACGAAGATATTTACGAAGGACAAGTAATTGGTGAAAATTCTCGTGGTGATGATATGACAGTAAATGTTACTAAAACCAAAAAATTAACCAACGTACGTTCTTCTGGTGCCGATGATAAAGCAAGAATTATTCCTGCTATTAAATTTTCGTTAGAAGAAGCTTTAGAATACATTCAAAAAGATGAATATGTAGAAGTAACTCCAAAATCGTTACGTTTACGTAAAATTTATTTGAATGAAAACGATAGAAAACGTTACAAAATTGATTAA
- a CDS encoding Crp/Fnr family transcriptional regulator: MKTVEELIKETYGTIFEKELVNEIILVAQLVSFKEGDVLIDIGKYIKTMPLLINGAIKIMREDFDTGELLLYFLEKGDTCSMTLNCCLGDKKSEIRAIAETNGLVAMIPVTKMEEWLAKYKSWRTFVFESYNNRFNEMLNAIDNIAFMNMNERLLNYLKEKCKINNSKFITTTHQEIANELNSSRVVISRLLKALENNGNIKLNRNTIEFLQ; the protein is encoded by the coding sequence ATGAAAACAGTTGAAGAGTTAATTAAAGAAACTTACGGTACTATTTTTGAAAAGGAATTAGTAAACGAAATAATTTTGGTTGCGCAATTAGTATCTTTTAAAGAAGGTGATGTTTTGATTGATATTGGCAAATACATTAAAACAATGCCCCTTTTAATTAATGGTGCTATAAAAATTATGCGCGAAGATTTTGATACTGGCGAACTTTTATTATACTTTTTAGAAAAAGGCGACACTTGTTCAATGACTCTTAACTGCTGTTTAGGCGATAAAAAAAGTGAAATTAGGGCCATTGCCGAAACCAATGGTTTAGTTGCCATGATACCGGTTACAAAAATGGAAGAATGGCTTGCTAAATATAAAAGTTGGCGAACTTTTGTTTTTGAAAGTTACAACAACCGTTTTAATGAAATGCTTAATGCAATTGATAATATTGCGTTTATGAATATGAATGAACGCTTGTTAAATTATTTAAAAGAAAAATGTAAAATAAACAACTCAAAGTTTATTACAACCACACATCAAGAAATTGCAAATGAATTAAACAGTTCCCGAGTAGTAATCTCAAGACTTTTAAAAGCCCTTGAAAACAATGGCAACATAAAACTAAACCGCAACACAATTGAGTTTTTACAATAA